gatggccaagtgagttggcccgcagtgcgaagccgccgaacacaaaaatctgtccggggaggaaggtccCTCCCTGGACAGCGTCATTATTGACAATTGAAGGGGTCATgaaacctttcgtcgacggcacagtggaactctcaatgaaagcaccaatgtgggtgtcaaaaccgacggatctcgcgtagggggtcccaaactatgcgtctaggatcgatggtaacaggagacgggggacacgatgtttacccaggttcgggccctctctatggaggtaataccctacttcctgcttgattgatcttgatgaatatgagtgttacaagagttgatctaccacgagatcgtaatggctaaaccctagaagtctagcctatgagtgtATGGTAATGAacctgtcctatccggactatgctctccggtttatatagacaccgaagagatctagggttacatgaggtcggttacataggaggaaatcttcataacaggttgcctagcttgccttccacgccaagtagagtccaatccggacacgtgtattgtcttcggccttcgtatcttcacagcccatcagtccggcctatggataacaggccggacgcccgaggaccccttagtccaggactccctcaccggtGCCGCCTCGTCCCCAAGCCCTTGTGCCGTCAGACTATGGCCCCTCTGCCAAGCCCGGCGCTTTGGAGGAGCCCTAAGCCGCGCTGGAACAGCTCCGGACCGATCTTCAGGGCGCTGTCAAGTGCGTGGTGACGGAGCCTCTGGGGCTTATCTCGGGGTGGCTCCAGCCCGACGCGTCCATCAGGACGGCCTGGGGCCAGGACGAGGCAGCCGTCgtggagggaaggaaggaggccGGCGAGGCCACGACGGACCATGACGCGGCGCTGGTCGACACAGTGTCCGCCAAGGAGCGCTACACCATGGTGGAAGCCGAGCTGAAGGCCCTCCGCGAAGAGTAGGCCACCCACACCCGTCGACTCCAAGAGCGGGAGGAGGAGCTCAAGGCCCGGGAGACCGCGCTCACCGATCGCGACGCCGATATGGAGCAGGCAGCCCAGGAACAGGCTGCAGAGCGGAGCCGCCTGGGGAAGTTGAAGGAGGAGGTGGACAGGGCTCAGGCGTCCCATACCAAGCTTGTCTCCGAGGAGACAGCTCGGCTGGAGGCCAGGGAGAAGACCCTCGCTGTGGCGGAGAAGGCGGCCGCCACGGGGCGCGACGCCTTCGTCTCCCTCGAGCTGAGATCCCGCACGGCGTTGCAGTCCCTTTATGGAGAAGGGTACAAGAAGCCGCTGGCGACTCCGAAGGATGGCCTTGCCAGTGTTCTTGCCAAGCTCGCGAGGAACTCGAGGGCATCGTCGCCGGAGTGGGCACCATGGTGGAAGGGGAGTGCGACGCGCTTTTCACCTCGGCCGCGACGCGCGTCTTcaaccacctccacctccggaacCCAAGCTTCGACCTTGGTGCCTTGATCGAGCTAGTGGCTCCTGAGTCCCACGACGCTGCCGCTGAGGCTGTGGAGAAGCAGGTAAGAGATCTGCTGGAGAAGTTCCTCTACATCGACCCCGCGGCCGCGACAACTGGAGCCGGCAGCGAAGATGGCGGTGGCGTTGTCGATGACGAGCTTCCCGCGGCGGGCGACGTCGGCAATCGAGGCAATAGCGGCGCTTCTTCCTAGTTTGTCCCTACGACATttaccatgcctcgtggaggcgtgaGGACTTCTGCTTGAACTTGAGAGACATTATGTTTTGTAATAATTTGCTAGGACTCCGCGATTTCCTTTATGTTTGCTttagcgttctgcgtcggcagggcccggccccgcgcatgcctcaaccgccgttggggcgtccggatcgccaggacgagaccaaggggtgaggggctacattACCAGTGAGtcccctgagtcgcgatgctcaggggtCCCCCTTGACGTAGGAAGAACCCTCATGAAGGAAATGTAAGCAGTGTCTGGGCTAATCCGGAGCCCTCACACCTTTCCTCGCCAGCTTTTGCCTGGGAGGGTCGCGCGAAGACCAGGTGCGAGAGACTTGGTGAGGAGGCATGCGCCAGGCGTGGCCTAGGCATAGCCCCCGtacccagccccctcgcgcgacccTCCCATGGGGAAAGCGGCACGGTGAGGCCGGACGGCGGGCTCAAGAGACCTCCTAAGGTTACTGCAGCTGCTAGGGTGCCCTCGGTTGTTGATTCACCaacgcggagcatggtgcttccactcttgcatgggcatagccgctcctcgaccctGTCATccgccagcacggagcatggggcttccactggtgcgtgggtcgGAGCCCCCTCTGAggggagactccggggcgtgtacagccctgtCCTGACACATGGCTTGCACGGTAGGACTGGAGGAGGTGTATATGGGCacccgtgagccagcgcgggactcacgaggcccttcctcaaggcgggttgcgcctgaatTTTTGGTTCGAAACATTTGCAagggtcctgcgagatggttaggtgGCCTGCGCCGAGTGAATCTCTGGAGGatatcgcatgagaaggccaaacaccaatgaccccaggaggtgacgtgaacggggccggcccgccagacagagttCAGCCGTTAGGTTTATCGACGCTGCatggacggacccgagcacagacgtcgtgcTCAGTTTTCTCATGCAATGATCCTAAAGAAAGACAGCTGGCACGCGGCTCCCGCGTCGGTGAggcgtcggaaaaggccccaagatgggatctcacgggtatagaaggttgcggcggtggaattaggttttcgtggtcgcttgtgatggtttgggggtacgtaggtatatataggaggaagaagtaggtaggtggagccacgaggggcccacgagggtggaggccacgcccagggggtaggtgcgccccctacctcgtggcttcctcgtctatttctggacgtccactccaagtcctctagatcacgtttgttcaaaaaatcacgttcccgaaggtttcattccgtttggactccgtttgatactcctttccttcgaaacactgaaataggcaaaaaaacagcaatttgggctaggcctccggttaataagttagtcccaaaaataatataaaagtgtataataaagcccattaaacatccaaaatagaatatataatagcatggaacaatcaaaaattatagatacgttggagacgtatcaagcatccccaagtttaattcctgctcgtcctcgagtaggtaaatgataaaaacggaatttttgatgtggaatgctacctagcatattccttaatgtaattctcttatttttggtatgaatattcagacccgaaagattcaagataaaagtttagtattgacataaaaataataatacttcaagcatactaactaagcaatcatgtcttctcaaaataacatagccaaagaaagttatccctacaaaatcatatagtctggctatgctctaccttcatcacacaaagtatttaatcatgcacaaccccgatgacaagccaagcaattgtttcatacttttgatgttctcaaactttttcaatcttcacgcaatacatgagagtgagccatggatatagcactataagtggaatagaatggtggttgtggagaagacaaaaaaggagaagatagtctcacatcaactaggcgtatcaacgggctatggagatgcccatcaatagatatcaatgtgagtgagtagggattgccatgcaacagatgcactagagctataagtgtatgaaagctcaacaaaagaaactaagtgggtgtgcatccaactcgcttgctcacgaagacctagggcattttgaggaagcccatcattggaatatacaagccaagttctataatgtaaaatttccactagtatatgaaagtgacaacataggagactctctatcatgaagatcatggtgctacttttgaagcacaagtgtggtaaaaggatagtaacattgtcccttctctctttttctctcattttttattgggccttctctttttttgtggcctctttttttcgtctggagtctcatcccgacttgtgggggaatcatagtctccatcatcctttcctcacttgggagaATGCTCTACTAATgataatcatcacacttttatttacttacaactcaagaattacaactcaatacttagaataaaaatatgactctatgtgaatgcctccggcggagtaccgggatatgaAATGAattaagagtgacatgtataaaaatatgaatagtggctttgccataaatacaatgtcaactacatgatcatgcaaggcaatatgacaatgatgaagcatgtcatagcaaacggaacggtggtaagttgcatggaaatatatctcgggatggctatggaaatgccatgataggtaggtatggtggctgtttttaggaaggtatatggcgggtgtatgataccggcgaaaagtgcgcggtattagagaggctagcaatggtggaagggtgagagtgcgtataatccatggactcaacattagtcataaagaactcatatacttgttgcgaaaatctattagttatcaaaacaaagtattacgcacatgctcctagggttatagattggtaggaaaagaccatcgatcgtccccgaccgccactcatgaggaagacaatcaataaataagtcatgctccgacttcatcacataacggttcaccatacgtgcatgctacgggaatcacaaacttttaacacaagtatttctcaaattcacaactactcaactagcatgactctaatatcaccatcttcatatctcaaaacaattatcaagcatcaaacttctcttaatATTCAACGCACTTTATAAGATATTTTTTacttatcttggatgcctatcatattaggactaccttctcaatttaagcaaattaccatgctgttttgtaggactctcaaaataatataagtgaagcatgagagaacaatagtttctataaaagaaaaccactgccgtgctctaaaagatataagtgaagcactagagcaaaaactatatagctcaaaagatataagtgaagcacatagagtattcta
The Aegilops tauschii subsp. strangulata cultivar AL8/78 chromosome 3, Aet v6.0, whole genome shotgun sequence genome window above contains:
- the LOC109766173 gene encoding uncharacterized protein; translation: MEQAAQEQAAERSRLGKLKEEVDRAQASHTKLVSEETARLEAREKTLAVAEKAAATGRDAFVSLELRSRTALQSLYGEGYKKPLELEGIVAGVGTMVEGECDALFTSAATRVFNHLHLRNPSFDLGALIELVAPESHDAAAEAVEKQVRDLLEKFLYIDPAAATTGAGSEDGGGVVDDELPAAGDVGNRGNSGASS